In one Dehalogenimonas sp. THU2 genomic region, the following are encoded:
- a CDS encoding site-specific DNA-methyltransferase, with translation MSKKKDYENWNREDLIKEIDALRKQKTYGLVWERDSTKECFDYYLNWDGSNTKEQFTDSQNKLPVLKEVKENNILTDLSLPNNILIEGDNYHSLAVLNFTHRMAIDVIYIDPPYNTGHNDFKYNDKWVEIEDGYRHSKWLSFMEKRLKLCLNLLKKQGIIFISIDDNEVAQLKLLCDEIFNEANHIAILPTVINLKGNNDQFGFAGTHEYVLVYAKSRKHAHVGEFLVDDEGFEDWEQDDYGYFKKGANLKSTGVNAPRHKRRNLFYPIFITDEDQVYVTNDDKIPLARRGMNDTTLLPITGNQEMTWRWEKKKVASEPYNIIVSRTGSSVSIYKKQRPKLGDLPTKKPKTLFYKPEYSSGNGTAQIKRLFGSKIFNNPKPLDLIKDLLLISSDKDSVILDFFAGSGTTGHAVLDLNDTDGGKRKFILCTNNEENICTDVCYPRIAKVISGYSVDNSEIQPLRSNLKYFKTDFVESAPTDMNKKTIVEKSTEMLCVKEDAYVKVAEGSGFKIFKNSKVNVGIIFDMDAIDEFIDVALGVDGYFHTYVFSLDSSVPETEFDHLKDRVQLCPIPEAILNVYRRIFKEK, from the coding sequence ATGTCCAAAAAGAAAGATTATGAGAATTGGAACAGGGAAGATCTAATTAAAGAGATCGATGCCCTCCGCAAACAAAAAACGTATGGCTTGGTTTGGGAACGGGATAGCACCAAAGAATGTTTTGATTATTACCTTAACTGGGATGGTTCGAACACTAAGGAACAATTTACAGACTCACAGAATAAATTGCCGGTTCTGAAGGAGGTTAAAGAGAATAATATCTTAACTGATCTCTCGCTTCCGAATAATATTCTTATCGAAGGTGATAACTATCACTCTTTGGCTGTATTGAATTTTACGCATCGCATGGCAATTGATGTCATTTATATCGATCCTCCGTACAACACCGGACATAATGATTTCAAATATAACGACAAATGGGTTGAAATTGAAGATGGTTACCGCCACAGTAAGTGGCTCTCATTTATGGAGAAGCGGTTAAAACTATGTCTGAATCTGTTAAAAAAGCAAGGGATTATCTTTATTTCAATCGATGATAATGAGGTTGCCCAACTAAAACTTCTTTGTGATGAAATTTTCAACGAAGCTAATCACATCGCTATATTACCAACCGTGATAAATCTTAAAGGTAACAATGACCAATTCGGTTTTGCGGGAACTCACGAATATGTTCTCGTGTACGCTAAAAGCAGAAAACACGCTCACGTCGGAGAATTCCTTGTGGATGACGAAGGCTTCGAAGATTGGGAACAAGATGATTACGGATATTTTAAGAAAGGGGCTAATCTAAAGTCCACGGGAGTCAATGCCCCCAGGCATAAGCGTCGAAATTTATTCTACCCCATCTTTATCACCGACGAAGATCAAGTGTATGTCACAAACGATGATAAGATCCCTCTAGCGAGACGGGGCATGAATGACACGACGTTGTTACCAATTACTGGCAATCAAGAGATGACTTGGAGATGGGAAAAAAAGAAGGTTGCCAGCGAACCATACAATATAATCGTTTCAAGAACTGGTAGCAGTGTCTCTATTTACAAAAAACAACGTCCCAAGCTGGGGGATTTGCCCACCAAGAAACCCAAAACTTTGTTTTATAAACCAGAATATAGCAGCGGGAATGGAACTGCGCAGATAAAACGATTATTTGGGAGTAAAATTTTTAACAATCCAAAACCGCTTGATTTGATCAAAGATTTACTTCTGATCTCATCTGATAAAGACTCCGTAATTCTCGATTTTTTTGCTGGATCGGGCACCACTGGTCATGCGGTTCTTGATCTTAACGACACTGATGGGGGCAAGAGAAAATTTATTCTTTGCACAAACAATGAAGAAAATATTTGCACTGATGTTTGTTATCCAAGAATCGCTAAAGTCATTAGTGGTTACAGTGTCGATAATTCAGAAATCCAACCCCTTCGCAGCAACTTGAAATACTTCAAAACCGACTTCGTTGAATCAGCACCAACTGACATGAATAAGAAAACAATCGTAGAAAAATCTACGGAGATGTTGTGCGTTAAAGAGGACGCATATGTGAAAGTGGCAGAGGGCAGTGGGTTCAAGATTTTCAAAAACTCAAAAGTTAATGTCGGAATAATATTTGATATGGATGCAATTGATGAATTTATCGATGTGGCACTTGGGGTTGACGGATACTTCCATACATACGTTTTCTCCCTTGATAGTTCCGTCCCTGAAACTGAATTTGACCATTTAAAAGATAGAGTTCAATTATGCCCGATTCCGGAAGCGATTTTAAACGTCTACAGAAGAATATTTAAGGAAAAATAA
- a CDS encoding lamin tail domain-containing protein: protein MGNLTVHFIDVGQGDSILIDYGTIEILIDGGDRSPGVIQYLQQYVDGDLEVVIATHPHADHIGGLIAVFETFKVNEIWHNGDTSTSATYRDFMSRMSAEGSLNHIAKRGDTITIGSLNLFVLNPTSLSNDTNENSIVLRMVYGTQAFLFTGDAGLTSEASMISAGLELQSDVLKVGHHGSSSATSATFLDKVKPEIAIYMAKTGNSYGHPHQVTIDRLVEVGVMIYGTDTNGTIIVTSTGTTSSIQSPNAIPIPTPTPTIPPTSPSGASGVKISNIFYDGSVPSVESDEYVEITNLGNTPVDLAGWVLKDISEGYPSFKFPSFIIQPGQKIRVYTNQIHLQYGGFSFGYGTAVWNNSSPDVAVLYNDQGTEVSRLSY from the coding sequence ATGGGTAATCTAACGGTCCACTTCATCGATGTCGGCCAAGGCGACTCCATTCTCATCGACTACGGCACCATTGAAATTCTCATCGATGGGGGAGATCGTTCACCAGGTGTTATTCAATACCTTCAACAATATGTCGATGGCGATCTCGAAGTTGTGATTGCTACTCATCCTCATGCTGATCATATTGGAGGGCTTATCGCAGTATTCGAAACCTTCAAGGTCAATGAGATCTGGCATAATGGCGATACTTCAACATCGGCGACATACCGAGACTTCATGAGTAGGATGAGCGCCGAAGGTTCACTTAATCATATTGCAAAACGCGGTGATACCATCACGATTGGTAGCCTGAACCTCTTTGTCCTCAATCCGACATCTCTCAGTAACGACACTAATGAAAATTCCATCGTCCTGCGTATGGTATACGGCACTCAGGCCTTCCTATTCACTGGAGATGCTGGTTTGACATCAGAAGCCTCAATGATCTCCGCTGGATTGGAATTACAGTCTGACGTTCTGAAGGTTGGTCACCACGGATCATCTTCTGCCACATCAGCGACGTTCTTAGACAAGGTGAAGCCAGAGATTGCTATATACATGGCCAAAACCGGGAACAGCTATGGGCACCCCCACCAGGTCACCATAGATAGGTTGGTTGAGGTGGGAGTAATGATATATGGCACCGACACTAATGGAACTATAATTGTGACATCCACTGGAACAACGAGTAGTATCCAATCACCAAATGCGATACCAATCCCAACTCCAACGCCTACCATTCCTCCGACATCACCGTCCGGGGCTTCTGGTGTAAAAATATCCAATATATTCTACGATGGCTCAGTGCCAAGCGTTGAATCTGATGAATATGTGGAAATCACTAATCTGGGTAATACGCCAGTTGATTTAGCTGGTTGGGTTCTTAAGGATATTTCAGAAGGATATCCATCGTTCAAGTTCCCAAGTTTCATCATCCAACCTGGTCAAAAAATCAGGGTTTATACTAATCAGATTCATCTACAATACGGTGGATTCAGTTTTGGGTATGGCACGGCAGTTTGGAATAATTCAAGCCCAGATGTGGCTGTGTTATACAATGACCAAGGGACCGAAGTATCTCGATTAAGCTATTAA